In Heteronotia binoei isolate CCM8104 ecotype False Entrance Well chromosome 5, APGP_CSIRO_Hbin_v1, whole genome shotgun sequence, the DNA window TGATAAGTTGATAAGTTCTAACCTATTGCTGTATGTATGATACTAAGATAACTTTATTGTGAGCAGGGGGGGTGGGAAACCTACACAATCCTGTGAGTTCTTTTCTACCCGTCTGCCCCTTATGCAAGCCACACAAAATACTTCGTTATAATTTCCAGCACACAGCTTGCCTATTATCCTGTAGAATACTATTGTACCTCTGGTGAAAAATGTTGTGACAAACTGCATGTGATCTCAGTTGCAGAGGCTGTTGCTTTTAATTCTCTGTTTCTGTTCCCCATGTAGTCATGGATGATGATCCAGATTGTTCTGTTGCACACCAGGCCTCTGACAATGGCTCTGACGCAGAAACCAAAACCAATCCAGATGCCCAGGCTGAAGAGTACATTGCGCGTGTTCTTGATCCTTCAAGCCAGTCTGCTCAGGCATCCCAGTCTATGCCCCCGGAGTTTCTCTCAATGGGCGGGCGGGCCCAAGTGTCTGACCAGAAGTCACCTCTCTTAGAGCTAAAAAAGTCTCCAGTTAGTGATGACACAGTTTTCGGGCTGCTGTCTCTTCCTCTAGAGCTGATCTTGGAGATCTGTTCCTACTTGCAGGCCAGGTTTGTCCTGAGCGTCCTTCCTTTGGTCTGTCAGACACTGAGGAACATTGTGCAGGATAACGTCACTTGGAAAATCCGCCTGCAGAAGAGGATTGGCGGCTGCTACCCAGTTGTGGAAGGTGGGCCGTTGTGCTCATTTTGCAGTTGTATTAATGAGATATTAAGCTAgtctgtgctccccccccccccaagcagcttCTTACGTTTGCTAAAATTTAGCCCCTGGGAAGAATACAACTgtgaaatgcctagagcagtggTTCTCTGACTTCTTGAGAAGCAGAATCCATGCTTTGAAACTTTGCTTTTCAGGACTCACTTGCAAAGTAACTCTATGCTTCTTTGTCCTCCCAGCATAAAATGCAAGAATGCTGCTTAACTGTAAAGTAGTCTAGATTATATCTTTCTTGTTTAACGTTTATAAGTACGAAGCGTTATTGAGTTGCAGCCTGTATTTCAtggccatttcacacagtttGAGAAATACTTGCCTGGAGAGTTGAAATACAGGAGAAGTTGTAGAAGAGGGTTTTCCTATCCCTCTGTTTGAAAAGGTGTGTTGGTTGAAACAGTTAGAAGTTATaatttctgtttctttctctcacCCACTAATGGCTGCACAATTGCCACATTATTTTTGTTTATAACCAGctattctccccaatgggaacccaaactGGCTATAAatattgttctcttctcctcctcttcatcctcacAACACTTCACTTTCACCATCTGGATTATTTTAAATTagaaactgtattttaattgtaatttGATATGACTGCTTTAGACTAATaattgttttgaatgttttatcctgttgtaagctgccctaagccccgcatgcagggaaaggcggccTGAACATTTAAAGAGCAAATAAACAAACACACAGCAGCCTTGTGCAATAGGCTAAGAGGGAGCGTTTAGCCTGAGATCACCCAGTGATCTTCCTTGGGAGAGAAGTTAGAATGTGTTTCTCCCAGAAACCAGTTTATGGTTTTATGATTAATGTTTGGAACTCACTTTGGAAGTTTTTGAGCTTTGTTTGTGTGTAGATGCATTTTTTTAATGAACAAATTCTTGGGTGGCTGTGAAGAAGTacctttttaacctttctgccATTGTTCTTCCCATTtcctgttgaacaaagcaggagtcaagtggcacctttaagaccaacaaagttttattcagaatgtgagcttttgtatgcaggcagacttcatcagacaatggaatggggtacagtttCCTGTTACACTTACAATTTCCTGTTGTAAGTGGAAAACCATGCCTTTTTATTTTAGGGAGAATTGTAGCATTGCTTGACACCACACTGAGTCCGGAATTAGATATTGTCCTTTCTGTTCCAAAAGTAATGCATCTGATTAGATCACAACCCAGTTCCATAATGAAGCAGCTGCCTTTACTTATCTTGATATTTTATGTGTGTCAGTTTTATTACTTTTTTTCCTTTGCAAATGGTTCTGAGAATACTTGTTTGGGAAAATGGTGCATAACTATTGGAAACAAAATTTGCCTGCATTGCTTAAGATTGTCCTGCATAGTCTAAAAGAAAATCTGGATTCATatgaagcatatgaacatatgaagctgccttgtactgaatcagaccctcggtccatcaaagccagcatTGTCTTCTCATTGCTTTATCCATGTCTCAGTAGATGATGAATTTAACTGGCCAGCTGTCTGCATTGAACTAGAGGAACATCTCCAGCAATGGGCAGAGGATGGCAAGAATACAGAGTACTTTTCGCTCGCTGATGGGCACTTTGCTTCAGTTGACTCGGTACTGCTCCTCCAGGTAAAAGCTGCTAGATTTCTCTGCTGCTGTAGTAGTACAATATTACTTTTCCACGTAATATGTCCTTCCGTGAGTAGGCAGGCTGTCATGGAGTTTTGTTAGCAAGAGTCTGAATGTTGCCTTTGGGCTGGTCAAAATGTCTCTGTGGTAATTCATATGGAAGGGGACTTTTCCCGTAGATTTAATCCAGGCAGACTGACAGTAAAGATTCTTGTTCTGACCTACTGCATTCCATTTCTTTTGGAGGCCTTGGAATAGAGGGCTGATGCTCTAATCTTTAAGATGTGTTGTACTACATGTTGAGCCGGGGTGCAGTGACTGCCTTTTACAAAATAGCTGGACTTTGAGCTTGCTGCGGTCAGTTTGAAATGTTATCCAGTTAGCTTCTGTTGAAGGCTCTGCTGTGTCCTGCTGAGCTCTTTCTGCCCCTGCCTGTGCTGCAGCCATGACTCCTTTCCTTGCTGTTTAACACCCTGAGTTCTTTGCCCACTAATTCCAAGTATATGCATCACCACATCATTTTTCTTCAGGCAGAGATCAGGTTTTGGCTGGCTGCCCTTGCCTTCCACTTCAGAAGGGACACTGGCATATTTCTAGATGCTCATTTGTTCTCTTATCCAGGGTGGGGAGTTGTGTGTCTCAGGCTCTCGAGACCGAAATGTCAACTTGTGGGACCTGAGGCAGTTAGGCAAAGCACCAGAAAAAGTGCTTGTGAAGGCACTGGGAACGGAGCGCAATGGGACGCACAAGGTAATCTGAATCTGCAGCCTGTGATCTGTGTACACAAAGGTAGTACTCTTACTGTTACTTACAATATCCAGAAATAAGATGAAGTGTTACAAATAGGGATTGCAGCTCATCAATCTAATTTCCACCTACTCGCCaaatcaaaacataaaaacagaacaAACTGTTACTGCACTGAAGAAATGGGGTTGAGCGGTCTCATCTGTTTCTCATTACTCAAAACAGCATTCCTTAGAGTTTAACAGCCCAGGATCTTACCCAGCTGCACTagtccctttccccccccccccatttctccagTGTGAGGGGTCAGCAAAAAAGATGAATTCTCTTTTGTTCTCTCTGTCAATATCTCATTCTCATCCCGGTTTCATCCTCAGAGCTCAGGGcggcatacatggttctccctcTGTTTTGTCTTTATAACAGTCCTGTGTGGTTGATTCGGCTGTGCATGTGTGGTTGGTCCGCGGGCACCCCGCTGGCATCATGACCTTGAACTCTGGTCTCTGGAGTCCTAGTCCAATAGCGTAACTGCTGCGGCACGGTAGCTGTCAGCACTAGATTTGTTCATATTGTGTGGAACTGTTTCCtgttttgaagctgccttatattgcccgtttggtgtagtggttaagtgagcggactcttatctgggagaaccaggttggattccccactcctccacttgcacctgctggaatggccttgggtcagccatagctctggcagaggttgtctttgaaagggcagctgctgtgagagccctctccagccccacccacctcacagggtgtctgttgtgggggaggaaggtaaaggagattgtgagccgctctgagactcttcggagtggagggcgggatataaatccaatatcttcttcttcttcataatctGTTTTAGAGCAGTTACTGTTGATAAGATGTAGATGAAAGGAATTGCCCCATGTGTTTTGTGTGCCACTGGAATGAGATTGTGTTGCTTCCAAAGAGTGGAAGAGAATGCTGAAACAGATCTGAACTCTTTTGCTGTTTAGGGATGGGTCTGGGCACTGGCTGCAAGAGACAACCGGGTGTGCTCAGGCTCCTGGGACAGTACAGTGAAGCTGTGGGACATGGCTGCTGATGGGCAGCAGTTTGGAGAAATCAGGTAATGTTTCCCTGATTATTGTATTTTGGGGATCTAAAATAAGAACTGCAGAACCTGGGATTTTGCTGCATGCTTCACTCACTAAAGGGAGCCATTTTAGCATTCTGGGTTCTCCGGCAACATTCAGAGAATACGACATTAAAGCTTTTGCTCAAGCTGACATCCATCAGGCACTAGCCTTGTAAACCACGACGAGCagaagagaactgtggctgagtGGAGGTTTCTTGGCTTTAAAGGTTTCTGGCCCTTCGCTGATTTTTCCTTCTCGTCCTAGAGAGAAGGCAGCTGTGTTGTGCCTTTCTTACCTGCCTGACATCCTTGTCACAGGAACGTATGACAAGAAGGTGACAGTATATGACCCACGAGGTTAGTGCCGTCTGTTCAGGGGTACTGGTATCTTGATCTGTCACAACCTTGTTTCAGTGCCTTTAGTTTGATACCTTGGAA includes these proteins:
- the FBXW9 gene encoding F-box/WD repeat-containing protein 9, with the protein product MDDDPDCSVAHQASDNGSDAETKTNPDAQAEEYIARVLDPSSQSAQASQSMPPEFLSMGGRAQVSDQKSPLLELKKSPVSDDTVFGLLSLPLELILEICSYLQARFVLSVLPLVCQTLRNIVQDNVTWKIRLQKRIGGCYPVVEDDEFNWPAVCIELEEHLQQWAEDGKNTEYFSLADGHFASVDSVLLLQGGELCVSGSRDRNVNLWDLRQLGKAPEKVLVKALGTERNGTHKGWVWALAARDNRVCSGSWDSTVKLWDMAADGQQFGEIREKAAVLCLSYLPDILVTGTYDKKVTVYDPRASQPLVKSRKLHSSAVLSLVADERFIISGSEDRTLVCFDRRANSVLQRLQLDSYLLTMSYQGCQLWAGDNYGRLYVFQNRGGSFQHIRYFDVGHRSQITGVQHSLGTLYTASTDKTLRIHVPTDPPKAICSRTHSYMLSGISVAGNIAVAASGGLSLEVWRLHV